The genomic segment CGACGTGGACAGCAGCCAGACGAGCGGGAAGCCGAGCAGCACGACGTAGCCGGCGAGTGCGAGGTAGGACAGCGCCCGGCCGACGGTGAGGCGACGTGGAGTCACTGGGCGGCCCGCCTTTGCGCACGCAGGTACACGAACATCAGCAGCACGATCACCGCGACGATCACCACTCCCATCGCGGCGGCCAGCCCGAAGTTGCCGTACTTGAACGCCTCGTTGTACGCGAACAGCATCGGCAGCATCGTCTTGCCGCCGGGCCCACCGGCGGTGAGCACGTACACCAGGCCGAACTCGTTGAACGACCAGATGAAGTCGAGCGTGGTGATGGCCACGATCACCGGGCGCAGCGAGGGCAGGACGATGTGCCAGAACCGGCGCCAGCTGCTGGCACCGTCGACCGCGCCGGCCTCCAGCACGGCCGGGTCGACCGACTGCAACCCGGCCAGCAGCACCACGGTGGTGGCCGGCATCCCCACCCAGACGCCGACGAAGATCACCGCCGGCAGCGCGGTCGAGAAGTCGCCCAGCCAGTTGACGTTGTGGTCGATGATGCCCAGCGTGGACAGGATCCCGTTCACCGGACCCGATCGCGGGTCGTACATCAGCTTCCACATGATCGCGATGATCACCGGCGGCATCGCCCACGGGATCAGCGCGAGCACCCGGGCGAACGCGGCTCCGCGCAGCCTCATGTTGAGCAGCAGCGCCAGCCCGAGCGCGAGCAGGAACTGCAGCACGGTCACCGAGACCGCCCAGACCAGGCCGATCCGGAACGAGTCCCAGAACAGCCCGTACGAGCCGAGGTCGGCGAAGTTGCGCAGCCCGACGAACGCGCCCGGCCGGCCGGCCGTGGTGTCGGTGAAGGCGAGGTAGATGCCCTGCAGCAGCGGCCAGACCGACAGCAGCGCCACCGGGATCAACGCCGGCAGGACCAGGATGGTGCCGCCCGCGTCGCGCCGGCGCCGGCGGGCCGCCGGCGCGGCGGGCGCCGGTACCGGCGGGTCGAGTGTCGCGTGCTGGCTCATCGGACCCCTTCCTGCGGTGCCGGGGTGGACGACTCGCGGACGGTCAGCCACGGGTCGACGACGACCCGCTCGGCGGGCCGGTCCGGGTCGGCGATCCGGTCCAGCAGCAGCCGGGCGGCGGCCGCACCGCGCTCGCCGGAACCGAGGTTGACGCTGGTCAGGCCGGGTGAGACGACCGCGGCCAGGTCGGTGTCGTCGATGCCGACCACGGCGAGCTCGTCCGGCACCCGGATGCCGCGCGAGTGCGCCACCCGCATCACGCCGAAGGCGAGCAGGTCGTTGGCGCACAGCACGGCGTCGGGTCGGTCGTCGAGCACCCGTTCGGCGATCTGCCGACCGGCGTCGACGGTGAACGCGCCGGCCGCGTAGCGCCGCCCGGCGCCGGCCAGCAGCCGCTCGTCGGCCCGGTCGAAACCGCGCTGTCGCGCGCTGCCCGGCACGGTGTCGACGGGACCGTTGACGAACGCGATCCGGCGCCGGTCGGTGTCCACCAGGTGCTGCATCGCCAGCTGCACGCCGGCGGCCGAGTCGGCCTGCACCGCGTCCACCGGTACCGCCGCGGGCGGGGTACCGATGACCACGGCGGGGTGCCGCAGCCGTTGCAGCGCCTGCAGGATCGGTTCGGTCATCCGCAGCGGGCTGATGATCACGCCGTCGGCGTAGCCGCTGGACAGCCCGTCCAGGATGGCGATCTCCTCGGCCACCTCGGAGTTGCCGGTGGACAGCAGCAGCCGGTAGCCGGCGTCCTTGACCACGGCGGCGACCGCGCGCATCAACCCGGTGTAGACCGGGTTGCCGACGTCCGGCACCACCAGGACGAGCTGCTCGGTGCGCCCGACCTTGAGCGACCGGGCCCGGGCGTCCGGGGTGTACCCGAGCGAGTCGACGGCGGCGCGCACCCGGGTGGTCATCTCGGGGCTCGCCGGCAGGCCGTTGAGGACCCGGGACACCGAGGCGACGGACACCCCGGCCAGGTCGGCGACCTGACTGAGCGTAGGGCGTGCGGACAGCGTCAACCCACCGCTCCTCTCCCGGATGACCAGCTGAAAACGTTCTTGTAAACGACTACAGCGGCAAGCTACCGCACGCCTCCGAGCACGTCAACGGTCGATTTCGCGGGGAGAACACGCAGGTTACGGCGGTACCCGACAGTTCGGGCGGGGGTTTTCGCGGGTGCCGGGCGGCGCACCCTGCCGGGCACCCGAAACCGTACGCAGGCGGACTACCGTGCGTCATCTTCGGCCGGCACGGTGGCCCGGTACCCGAAGCGCGGCGACGACCATCGTGGTCGTCGCCGCGGCGGGCTCCGATCGGGCCGGCCCGCGGGCCGGCCGCACCGCCCGGCCGGCCGTACTGCCCGGCCGGGCGGCGCGTGGAGCGCTCAGTGGAAGGTGTGGAGTGCTCAGTGGAAGGTGAGGGAGACCGAGTCGACGGTCTCGCTGCCCGGGCACAGGAAGCTGCCGGACGTCTTGGCCGCCGTGTACGGCCCGCCGGTGTAGGTGCGGGTGCCGCTCTGCCGGCTGACCGTCAGGTCGGTCACCTGGTACCCGCAGGAGATGCCGGCGACCGTTGCCGAGACGTCGATCTCGGGCGAGGTCGCGGTACCGGTGGAGTCGTCGAACGTGACGCTGGGGTCGTTGCCGAGGCTGGCGCTGATGCTGCCGCCGCAGCTCGCGGACACCGTGGTGTGGTCGATGGTCAGCGTGTTCGGCGGTACGTCGCTGGTGCTGGCGTTGGTCCAGGTGCAGGTCGAGCCGGCGACGGTGATCGAGCCGTCGACCTGGCCGCCCGCGGCGTAGGCGGCGTTGCTGCCGAGCAGCAGCGCCGCGCTGGCCGCGACCGTCAGGCCGACGAGGGTACGGACGGGCTTCATGGGGGCCTCCTCGCTGGCGACGAAACACGAAGAAGTTTCAGAACCATCGAAGCACATCATGATGAATACGTCTATATACCCTAAAGGGTTCAATCGCGCCGAACGGGCACAGTTGCCGCGTGGCGCACCTCCCGCGCCGCCGCGACCAGGTTGCGCAGGGCCTCGGTCACCTCGGCGTAGCCCCGGGTCTTCAGCCCGCAGTCCGGGTTCGCCCACACCCGGCCGGCGGGCAGCGCCACCCGCGCGGCACGCAGCTCGTCGGCGATCTCGACGACCGACGGCACCCGCTGCGAGTGGATGTCGTACACGCCGGGGCCCAGGCCGCGCGCGAAGGACCGCAGCGCCGGCTCGACCAGGATCCGGCCGTGCGAGCGCGCCGACTCGATGCTCGTCACGTCGGCGTCCAGCGCATCGATCGCCGCGAGTACCTCGTCGGCATCGGAGTAGCAGAGGTGGGTGTGGATCTGGGTGTCGTCACCGGCACCCGAGGTCGCCCGACGGTACGCGGCGACCGCCCAGTCCAGGTAGTCGTCCCGCTCGGCGGCGCGCAGCGGCAGCAGCTCGCGCAGCGCCGGCTCGTCGACCTGCACGATGCCGATACCCTCCGCCTCCAGATCCGCCACCTCACCCCGGACGGCCTCCGCGACCTGGTGCACCACCGTGCGCAGCGGCAGGTCGCCGCGCACGAACGACCACGCCACGATCGTCACCGGTCCGGTCAGCATCCCCTTGACCGGCCGGTCGGTCCGGGACTGCGCGTAGCGGGCCCAGCGCACCGTGATCGGCCCGGTCCGGCGCACCTCGCCGTGCAGGATCGGCGGCCGGGTGCAGCGCGACCCGTACGACTGGACCCAGCCGTTGCCGGTGACCGCGAACCCGTCCAGGTGCTCGGCGAAGTACTGCACCATGTCGTTGCGTTCCGGCTCGCCGTGCACCAGCACGTCGAGGCCGAGCTGCTCCTGCAGCGCCAGCACCCGGTCGATCTCGGCCTCGATGATCGCGTCGTACCGGGCGGGGTCGAGCCGGCCGGCGGCCAGCTCGGCGCGGGCGGCGCGCAGCTCGCCGGTCTGCGGGAACGAGCCGATCGTGGTGGTCGGCAGGTCCGGCAACGCCAGCCGCGCGGCCTGCGCCGCGGCCCGCACCGGGTACGGCGAGCGGTCGGTGACCGGGGGAAGCGCGGCCGGGGCGGCGGCCGGTACCGGGGCCGGGACGGTCCCGGTACCGGTGTCGCCGGCGGCGAGCGCCACCACCTCGTCCACCTTCTGCGCCGCGAACGCCAACTGCCCGGTCAGGTCCGCCGGCAGGTCGGTCTCCGCGGCCAGGTCGTACGGCACGTGCAGCAGCGAGCACGAGGTGCTCACGGAGACGGGCACGCCCGCGGCGCGCAGCCGGTCCAGCTGCTCGTTGGCCCGCGTCGCGTCGGTTCGCCAGACGTCCCGGCCGGACACCACACCGGCGACGATCACCTTGCCCCGCACCACGTCCAGCTCGTCCGGCAGCTCGCCGCGGACCAGGTCCAGGCCGATCGCCTCCACCGGCGAGGCGGCGAGCACCGGCAGCGCCTCCCGCAACGCGCCGAAGTACGAGGCGACGAACAGCGCCGGCCGGTGCGCCAACCCGCCGAGCCGCCGGTACGCGGTGGCCGTCGCGGCCAGCTCGTCCGGGGTGCGGTCGGCGACCAGCGCCGGCTCGTCCAGCTGCACCCAGCCGGCACCGGCGTCGGCCAACGCACCGAGGATCTGCTCGTACGCGTCGAGCACGGCGTCGAGCCGGGACAGCGGCGTGAACCCGGCCGGCGCGCCGGCGGTCGGCTCGGACAGCAGCAGGAAGGTGACCGGACCGAGCAGTACCGGCCGGGTCTCGACCCCGAGCTCCCGCGCCTCGGCGTACTCGGCCAGCGGCTTGGCCGGGTCGGCCCGGAACCGGGTCTCCGGCCCGATCTCCGGCACCAGGTAGTGGTAGTTGGTGTCGAACCACTTGGTCATCCGCAGCGGCGCGAGCCCGTCCGCACCGCGGGCAGCGGCGAACACGGTGTCCTCCGGCGTGCTCCGCCGGTACCGGTCGGGTACCGCACCGAGCAGCAGCGCCGCGTCGAGTACCTGGTCGTAGTCGGAGAAGGTGTTGGAGACCTGGCCGGCCAGGCCACGCCCGGCGAGATCGGTCCAGGTCCCGGCGCGCAGCCGGCGACCGGTCTCGCGCAGCTGCGCGAGGTCGGCCTTGCCGGCCCAGTACGCCTCCATCGCTCGCTTCAGCTCCCGCCGCGGGCCGATCCGCGGGTACCCGAGGATCGTCGCCGCCGGGAACTCCGGCGCGGCGACGCGGCGCCGGCCGGCGGACTCGGGTACCGGGCGGTGCGGGGTGGCTGGCTG from the Actinocatenispora thailandica genome contains:
- a CDS encoding carbohydrate ABC transporter permease, whose product is MSQHATLDPPVPAPAAPAARRRRRDAGGTILVLPALIPVALLSVWPLLQGIYLAFTDTTAGRPGAFVGLRNFADLGSYGLFWDSFRIGLVWAVSVTVLQFLLALGLALLLNMRLRGAAFARVLALIPWAMPPVIIAIMWKLMYDPRSGPVNGILSTLGIIDHNVNWLGDFSTALPAVIFVGVWVGMPATTVVLLAGLQSVDPAVLEAGAVDGASSWRRFWHIVLPSLRPVIVAITTLDFIWSFNEFGLVYVLTAGGPGGKTMLPMLFAYNEAFKYGNFGLAAAMGVVIVAVIVLLMFVYLRAQRRAAQ
- a CDS encoding LacI family DNA-binding transcriptional regulator — translated: MTLSARPTLSQVADLAGVSVASVSRVLNGLPASPEMTTRVRAAVDSLGYTPDARARSLKVGRTEQLVLVVPDVGNPVYTGLMRAVAAVVKDAGYRLLLSTGNSEVAEEIAILDGLSSGYADGVIISPLRMTEPILQALQRLRHPAVVIGTPPAAVPVDAVQADSAAGVQLAMQHLVDTDRRRIAFVNGPVDTVPGSARQRGFDRADERLLAGAGRRYAAGAFTVDAGRQIAERVLDDRPDAVLCANDLLAFGVMRVAHSRGIRVPDELAVVGIDDTDLAAVVSPGLTSVNLGSGERGAAAARLLLDRIADPDRPAERVVVDPWLTVRESSTPAPQEGVR
- the metE gene encoding 5-methyltetrahydropteroyltriglutamate--homocysteine S-methyltransferase, translating into MPQPATPHRPVPESAGRRRVAAPEFPAATILGYPRIGPRRELKRAMEAYWAGKADLAQLRETGRRLRAGTWTDLAGRGLAGQVSNTFSDYDQVLDAALLLGAVPDRYRRSTPEDTVFAAARGADGLAPLRMTKWFDTNYHYLVPEIGPETRFRADPAKPLAEYAEARELGVETRPVLLGPVTFLLLSEPTAGAPAGFTPLSRLDAVLDAYEQILGALADAGAGWVQLDEPALVADRTPDELAATATAYRRLGGLAHRPALFVASYFGALREALPVLAASPVEAIGLDLVRGELPDELDVVRGKVIVAGVVSGRDVWRTDATRANEQLDRLRAAGVPVSVSTSCSLLHVPYDLAAETDLPADLTGQLAFAAQKVDEVVALAAGDTGTGTVPAPVPAAAPAALPPVTDRSPYPVRAAAQAARLALPDLPTTTIGSFPQTGELRAARAELAAGRLDPARYDAIIEAEIDRVLALQEQLGLDVLVHGEPERNDMVQYFAEHLDGFAVTGNGWVQSYGSRCTRPPILHGEVRRTGPITVRWARYAQSRTDRPVKGMLTGPVTIVAWSFVRGDLPLRTVVHQVAEAVRGEVADLEAEGIGIVQVDEPALRELLPLRAAERDDYLDWAVAAYRRATSGAGDDTQIHTHLCYSDADEVLAAIDALDADVTSIESARSHGRILVEPALRSFARGLGPGVYDIHSQRVPSVVEIADELRAARVALPAGRVWANPDCGLKTRGYAEVTEALRNLVAAAREVRHAATVPVRRD